The following are encoded in a window of Centroberyx gerrardi isolate f3 chromosome 1, fCenGer3.hap1.cur.20231027, whole genome shotgun sequence genomic DNA:
- the map1aa gene encoding microtubule-associated protein 1A, whose protein sequence is MVLAPDAVVMEMEKGSASTSGTVTMEIPSAAAVSVERGEPEEPVQHPGQHRAAAPLQHTNYRMLIVVGEISTSHHLQAARQQITQGLRSWDIDLTVCDLNKELQLFETRHLAQFSSQVKGQRILQYQSDVLETVVLVNPSEETAASEIRSLITDSAGHKLLVLSGQSSEQGGDILLQGGAFTWTHFSDIISHPQVIEVLPRASSEQRPRLTVSCQGDRGWSSLGHSQEQQPLHNLLDYRLNPDPKLPNMEGVTEFTEYVSETVDVPSPFDLLEPPTSGGFLKLSKPCCYIFPGGRGDSALFAVNGFNILVDGGSERKSCFWKLVRHLDRIDSVLLTHIGADNLPGINGLFQRKIAEQEEEQTQGSGSNTYGDWMKNLISPELGVVFFNVPEKLRMPESTLKVKRSIEEASLTLQYLNKLGIKPEPLYRVVSNTIEPITLFHKLGVGKLDMYVLNPVKESKEMQFLMQKWAGNSKAKTGITMANGKEGEISVPYLTSVTALIVWIPHSPMEKIVRVLFPGNAPQNKIFEGLEKLKHLDFLRYPVATQKDISSGAPPPIIKQTKMRSRTDSKESLKSSPKPHSKTSKKEASGQEEESKSDVTKENKVEKKEEKKIKSESAKATKQQKNSEVAPAAAKLEKKKISKEKTAKKEKTSKMDEKKDKEKKEIKKEKVKKDDNIKKEEKKESKAKEDKKKDPNKPELRKITKPDLKPLTPEVRKTLHKAKTQAKPKTDKNKVVKEQTNEKKPVPKKPTATEEAAAAALADRSIVSSPEDLTEDFEALKQDELSKLRSEPIQNDVMSGHPVFTDTKLPSIVFPDEKITSTDTEVKSPLPKSPVEQGENNKDKGASEQVADMGKKETSNGFDRKYEEEKMEKYDKYPTKDDMKDRSKKSESSEEEGDVIEKAELEGTEDDEEMKYKTEEAKKEKSGKEWDTKPTEHKPLSTTSPSGQAAAASASEQFSFIQDETIPGYSETEQTISDEEIHEDTEDRIPQLRYDVGSYDISVPDVPGTFDSMHGIKEMRSSAMSDVADVKPKGFMGGHDPVLAAFPTIIAAPLAEEEHISSATSITEYDKLSSFATSMAEDQSIASVTAPQTEETGRSSLLLDTVNSIPSRTEATHGKDYLHSAGTISPTSSLEEDKCFKSPPSEEYQPIVPEMEAGAKVKPVHEEEDEEEDEDEDQTPNVDIPLGKLQEGYEHAASMMLQEKEKSPSATMTYPPFSTTQYSPIQADRESQALFSEEGSKTGAEMKPFSPPPSFATGFESSSMQESEERCLSPDDSTMKLASPTQSVPTSGGYSPTEEKPYKTEEKDDTVNNMKADTQKTEKSVTILDNSAFIGLPGDPTTIEGSEESDEDDEEEDDYYVKKDLVPTVKAKLMEEKEGRFLDDDYTCEAKSLKTEKDKGLSEEEDIGSKYVQDTQAKASDKTHVSGSTDEKPKPQVMYSDEDDEEEDEEEDDFPSGVGSKPLSAEQSKTDFKNDEEEKTDHVAFKEPEKSVHFSLYNFPERESKPKGSERDMRQDTPYVHGKTFSYSDIYDSKTSSVDSDSYQQESSDKMEKDKDSAKSEMDSQKHKPPSPSTATDKMSEKEGFTGSYGKDFSASSWLDSKSTSATPPFERVDKEKETFEYSRETRFPSMADRPEASSTTLSSEKDSFSFKGQTDSTKSPTYSSMTAFGADKPTTTSYHEKGASLEIDMRKLTARDEEDYDDDEVVVDDDDDDEDEDDEEEEEDDEGAGDSDIEKGAKEKSEKEVKSPISEMFGSNRPEFMVSMAGYGYDSQGKPSTKESSPSPLTKAAEEAKVDSSSLSGKPMDIGATGFSGYSSGFEYSYGGEEKDSFISSQTTDKGKEDFSLKSTEDSYFQNERADAEFEKQKTPDLLSKRTLDTSFQYTTTATPAYSSSSAYSYSSSTSGSLSTSRQFGEELETPATAEPLFEYSSFKDEHSLVMDSPFSSSGGAKDEYLEVSEKQITTTTAESASSLARFSPLSPFEEVKSFPSLSSTALTEDKKEHTTSLGGVMDKGPQSDCFYKPEWSAGSKLDTAGGFGASAGPFSQPSESSREKESASAALFGITSSPRPDVAGKHYFEETDSSEEEEDEEGYMREMTKRSPSSNLAESLSFSEKPSAPITSIKTGAAMPDVLSSYMPSPLQASKPDTANGPTEVSMSSPVTAGAVASGAASGLAKAEPREGPGYRSSYEWEMAKPQMGMVPGDSPPHYRHEDEFEEECEMEPERPARPLSLSSTDQSFRSPFYTEECSRGGRDDDDDSDQDLAADAHMGATSSYTSRTSPGYSSSEYRQRKGDLSPSFINPCMQHLSSDEDDEEQGRRSDQSQEGDEHDLSVKRRAHKQPHHHQSQSKESSSLHQPGGMSAGLGLATEDTPPTSVSESLASQSDSDVPPGTEECPSVTGDGNMDSDEDADYMPVDKSSAMGAGSHHSASRSRDPPPAPLMDPYPHPPHPDVCMVDPDSLDNDQTRAQEGSVKKEPKPKGLKKASGKTKSSSPARRKRSPMPVKQTSSPRSASLKKKEADKSSRMSRLSDGQGSRDDDLSRSSYNPGRGLTNGVKSSSGSQKSGSAVAPGLPIYVDLAYIPNHCSAKNVDQEFFKRIRSAYYVVSGNDAGSGEPSRGVLDSLLEGKAQWGSNLQVTLIPTHDTEVTREWYQQTHERQQELNIMVLASSSTVVMQDESFPACKIEF, encoded by the exons GTCAGCGAATCCTCCAGTACCAGAGTGATGTCCTAGAGACAGTGGTGCTGGTCAACCCATCAGAAGAGACCGCTGCTTCAGAG ATCCGTTCTCTGATCACTGACTCTGCTGGGCATAAGTTGCTGGTGCTGAGTGGCCAGAGCTCCGAGCAGGGAGGTGACATCCTACTGCAAGGTGGAGCCTTCACTTGGACACACTTCTCTGACATCATCTCTCATCCTCAA GTGATAGAGGTCCTGCCCAGGGCGTCTTCAGAGCAGCGGCCCAGGCTAACTGTTTCCTGCCAGGGAGACAGGGGCTGGAGCTCCCTGGGCCACAGCCAGGAGCAGCAGCCACTCCACAACCTTCTGGATTACCGCCTGAACCCCGACCCCAAGCTTCCCAACATGGAAGGAGTCACAGAGTTCACTGAGTACGTCTCAGAGACAGTGGATGTCCCATCACCCTTTGACCTCCTGGAGCCCCCTACGTCTGGTGGCTTTCTGAAGCTGTCCAAACCCTGCTGCTACATTTTCCCTGGTGGCAGGGGGGACTCGGCTCTGTTCGCAGTCAATGGATTCAACATCCTGGTGGATGGAGGGTCTGAGCGGAAGTCCTGCTTCTGGAAGCTGGTTCGTCACCTGGACAGGATAGACTCCGTCCTGCTCACCCATATTGGGGCAGACAACCTCCCTGGTATCAATGGGTTGTTCCAGAGAAAGATTGctgaacaggaggaggagcagaccCAGGGATCTGGCTCCAACACCTATGGTGACTGGATGAAGAACCTGATCTCTCCTGAGCTCGGGGTCGTGTTTTTCAACGTCCCAGAGAAGCTCCGGATGCCTGAGTCTACACTGAAAGTGAAGCGAAGCATTGAAGAGGCATCGCTTACATTGCAGTACCTCAACAAGCTTGGTATCAAGCCAGAGCCTCTCTACAGGGTAGTCAGCAACACCATTGAACCTATCACACTTTTCCACAAACTTGGTGTCGGAAAGTTAGACATGTATGTTCTAAACCCTGTAAAAGAAAGCAAAGAGATGCAGTTTCTAATGCAGAaatgggctggaaacagcaagGCCAAGACGGGGATTACGATGGCAAatggaaaagaaggagaaataTCTGTTCCTTATTTAACATCAGTTACAGCACTCATTGTTTGGATTCCTCATAGTCCCATGGAGAAGATCGTCAGGGTGCTGTTCCCTGGAAATGCACCACAGAACAAAATCTTTGAGGGCCTTGAGAAACTGAAACACCTGGACTTCCTGCGATACCCAGTGGCTACCCAAAAAGACATATCCTCCGGTGCACCGCCTCCAATCATTAAACAAACTAAAATGAGATCAAGAACTGATAGCAAAGAGAGCCTCAAATCTTCACCCAAACCACACTCTAAAACAAGCAAGAAAGAGGCCAGTGGGCAGGAGGAAGAGTCCAAGAGTGACGTGACTAAAGagaacaaagtagaaaagaaagaagaaaagaaaatcaaaagtgaaagtgcaAAAGCTACCAAACAACAGAAGAACAGCGAGGTGGCCCCTGCGGCAGCCAAActagagaaaaagaaaatttccAAGGAAAAGACTGCCAAGAAGGAAAAAACATCCAAGATGGAtgagaagaaagacaaagagaagaaagaaatcaagaaagaaaaagtaaagaaagatgacaacattaaaaaagaagagaaaaaagaaagtaaagccAAGGAGGATAAAAAGAAGGATCCAAACAAGCCGGAGCTGAGGAAAATTACCAAACCTGACCTAAAGCCTCTCACCCCTGAAGTGAGAAAGACTCTGCATAAGGCCAAGACTCAGGCCAAGCCCAAGACGGACAAAAATAAAGTTGTGAAAGagcaaacaaatgagaaaaagcCAGTCCCAAAGAAACCCACTGCCACTGAAGAGGCAGCGGCAGCAGCCTTGGCAGACAGGTCCATTGTGTCCTCTCCTGAGGACCTCACAGAGGACTTTGAGGCTCTGAAACAAGATGAGCTCTCCAAACTTAGGAGTGAGCCCATCCAGAATGATGTGATGTCTGGGCATCCAGTTTTCACAGATACTAAACTTCCTTCCATAGTTTTTCCTGATGAGAAAATCACATCCACAGACACTGAGGTTAAGTCTCCTTTGCCCAAATCTCCAGTCGAACagggagaaaacaacaaagataAGGGTGCATCAGAGCAGGTTGCAGACATGGGAAAGAAGGAAACAAGCAATGGCTTTGACAGGAAgtatgaagaggagaaaatggagaaataTGACAAATACCCCACAAAGGACGACATGAAAGACAGATCTAAGAAGAGTGAGAGCTCGGAGGAGGAGGGTGATGTCATTGAAAAAGCCGAACTAGAGGGAACAGAAGATGATGAGGAgatgaaatataaaacagaGGAGGCTAAAAAGGAGAAATCTGGAAAAGAGTGGGACACTAAGCCAACTGAGCACAAACCATTATCAACCACATCCCCATCTGGGCAAGCTGCAGCGGCCTCTGCCTCAGAACAGTTCTCCTTCATTCAAGATGAGACCATCCCTGGCTACTCCGAGACTGAGCAGACCATCTCTGATGAGGAGATCCATGAGGACACAGAGGATCGGATCCCACAACTGCGTTACGATGTGGGTTCCTACGACATCTCTGTCCCCGATGTACCCGGCACCTTTGACTCCATGCATGGTATAAAAGAGATGAGGAGCTCAGCCATGTCTGATGTAGCAGATGTCAAACCCAAAGGTTTCATGGGAGGTCATGACCCTGTGCTTGCAGCCTTCCCTACCATAATTGCTGCTCCTCTGGCAGAGGAAGAGCACATCTCCTCAGCAACATCCATCACAGAGTATGACAAACTGTCCTCCTTCGCCACATCCATGGCAGAGGACCAGTCCATAGCGTCAGTGACGGCTCCTCAGACGGAGGAGACTGGGCGGagctctctcctgctggacacCGTCAACAGCATCCCCTCCCGCACTGAGGCCACCCATGGGAAAGACTATCTCCACTCAGCAGGGACCatctctcccacctcctctctgGAGGAAGACAAATGTTTCAAGTCTCCCCCATCTGAGGAGTACCAGCCCATCGTTCCTGAGATGGAGGCTGGTGCAAAGGTCAAACCGGtccatgaagaagaagatgaggaggaagatgaggacgAGGACCAAACTCCTAATGTTGACATTCCTCTGGGTAAGCTCCAAGAAGGCTACGAACACGCCGCCTCCATGATGCTccaggagaaagagaaatctCCCTCTGCCACCATGACTTATCCTCCCTTCTCTACCACACAATATTCTCCCATACAGGCTGACAGAGAAAGCCAGGCTCTTTTTAGTGAAGAGGGGTCAAAGACTGGTGCTGAGATGAAGCCTTTCTCGCCCCCTCCATCTTTCGCCACTGGGTTTGAGTCCAGCTCCATGCAGGAGAGCGAGGAAAGATGTCTAAGTCCAGATGACAGCACCATGAAACTGGCCTCACCCACGCAGTCTGTGCCAACCAGCGGTGGTTACTCTCCGACGGAAGAAAAGCCCTAtaagacagaggaaaaagatgacaCAGTGAACAACATGAAAGCTGACAcccagaaaacagaaaaatcagtCACTATTTTAGACAATAGCGCCTTTATTGGCTTGCCTGGTGACCCGACAACCATTGAAGGATCTGAAGAatctgatgaagatgatgaggaagaggatgactATTATGTCAAAAAGGATCTGGTGCCCACTGTTAAGGCTAAGCttatggaggagaaagaggggaggttCCTCGACGATGACTACACCTGTGAGGCAAAGTCtctgaagacagaaaaagacaaaggacTCTCAGAGGAGGAAGACATCGGATCCAAGTATGTGCAGGATACTCAAGCCAAGGCCTCAGACAAGACACATGTCTCTGGTAGCACAGATGAAAAACCCAAACCGCAAGTGATGTATTCAGATGAAGATgacgaagaagaagatgaagaagaagatgatttCCCAAGTGGGGTAGGATCTAAGCCCTTGTCAGCGGagcaaagcaaaacagactttaaaaatgacgaagaggagaaaacagaccATGTAGCATTTAAAGAGCCTGAGAAAAGTGTTCATTTCAGTCTCTATAATTTCCCAGAAAGGGAGAGCAAACCAAAGGGGTCAGAAAGAGACATGAGGCAAGACACACCCTATGTGCATGGCAAAACATTTTCTTATAGTGACATTTATGACAGCAAAACAAGCTCAGTGGACTCAGATTCATATCAACAGGAGTCCTCAGATaagatggagaaagacaaagacagtgCAAAGAGTGAAATGGATTCACAGAAGCACAAGCCTCCCTCCCCATCCACAGCTACAGACAAGATgtcagagaaggagggatttacCGGCTCTTATGGAAAAGATTTCTCCGCTTCCTCATGGCTCGATTCCAAGAGCACTTCTGCTACACCTCCTTTTGAAAGAGTCGACAAAGAAAAGGAGACATTTGAATACAGCAGAGAGACCCGATTCCCTTCCATGGCTGATAGACCTGAGGCCTCATCCACCACCTTATCATCAGAAAAAGACTCTTTCTCCTTTAAAGGCCAAACCGACAGTACAAAGTCCCCTACATATTCCTCAATGACAGCTTTCGGCGCAGACAAACCCACTACCACGAGCTACCATGAGAAGGGAGCATCTTTGGAGATTGACATGCGAAAACTAACAGCAAGGGATGAGGAGGACTATGATGACGATGAAGTTGTCgttgatgacgatgatgatgatgaggatgaagatgacgaggaggaggaggaggacgatgaAGGTGCTGGCGATTCAGATATTGAGAAAGGGGCCAAAGAGAAATCTGAGAAGGAAGTAAAAAGTCCAATCAGTGAAATGTTTGGCTCAAATAGGCCCGAATTTATGGTTTCTATGGCCGGCTATGGCTATGACAGCCAGGGGAAGCCAAGTACCAAAGAAAGCAGCCCTAGCCCACTCACAAAGGCTGCAGAAGAGGCGAAAGTCGACTCCTCATCCCTCAGTGGGAAGCCTATGGATATAGGGGCTACAGGTTTCTCTGGCTACTCCTCTGGGTTTGAATACTCATATGGAGGTGAAGAGAAAGACTCATTTATATCGAGTCAGACCACAGACAAAGGCAAAGAGGATTTCTCTCTGAAATCAACAGAGGACAGTTATTTCCAGAATGAGAGAGCTGATGCTGAGTTTGAGAAACAGAAGACACCAGACCTTCTGAGTAAGAGAACGCTGGACACAAGCTTCCAATACACCACCACTGCTACTCCTgcttactcctcctcctctgcctacagctactcctcctccacctcaggctctctctccaccagccGTCAGTTTGGAGAGGAGCTGGAGACGCCTGCTACTGCTGAGCCTCTGTTTGAGTACTCCTCCTTTAAAGATGAACACTCGCTGGTCATGGATTCTCCCTTCTCCAGCTCCGGTGGTGCAAAAGACGAGTATCTGGAAGTGTCTGAGAAGCagatcaccaccaccacagctGAGTCCGCCTCCAGCCTAGCCCGCTTCTCACCCCTCAGCCCCTTCGAGGAGGTCAAGTCCTTCCCCTCGCTCTCTTCCACTGCCTTGACTGAGGACAAGAAGGAGCATACAACTTCCTTAGGTGGAGTTATGGATAAAGGCCCTCAGTCAGACTGCTTCTATAAACCTGAGTGGTCTGCGGGGTCCAAGCTGGACACGGCTGGTGGGTTTGGGGCCTCAGCAGGACCGTTCTCTCAACCCTCCGAGTCGTCCAGGGAGAAAGAGTCAGCCAGCGCAGCTCTGTTTGGCATCACTTCCTCACCACGCCCAGACGTAGCAGGCAAACATTACTTTGAGGAGACTGACagcagtgaggaagaggaggatgaggaaggttACATGCGTGAGATGACTAAGAGGTCACCTTCCAGCAACCTGGCTGAGAGCCTTTCATTCTCTGAGAAACCTAGCGCTCCTATCACCAGTATCAAGACAGGTGCTGCAATGCCTGATGTTCTGAGCTCTTACATGCCCTCACCTCTCCAGGCCAGCAAGCCAGACACAGCCAACGGTCCCACAGAGGTCAGCATGAGCTCCCCTGTCACTGCTGGAGCGGTAGCCAGCGGTGCCGCCTCGGGCCTGGCGAAGGCTGAGCCCAGAGAGGGGCCTGGTTACAGGAGCTCCTATGAGTGGGAGATGGCAAAGCCCCAGATGGGCATGGTTCCCGGAGACTCCCCTCCTCATTACCGCCACGAGGATGAATTTGAAGAGGAGTGTGAGATGGAACCAGAGCGCCCTgcccgccccctctctctctcctcaactGATCAATCGTTCCGCTCTCCATTCTACACAGAGGAGTGTAgccgaggagggagggatgacgATGACGACAGCGACCAGGACCTCGCTGCTGATGCACACATGGGAGCCACCTCCTCTTATACCAGCCGCACCTCCCCAGGATATTCCTCCTCCGAGTACAGGCAGCGTAAAGGGGACCTCTCACCTTCCTTCATCAACCCCTGCATGCAGCACCTGTCCAGCGACGAGGACGATGAGGAGCAAGGACGCAGAAGCGACCAATCACAGGAGGGCGATGAACACGACCTGTCAGTAAAGAGAAGGGCTCACAAACAGCCTCACCATCACCAGTCCCAGAGCAAGGAGAGCAGCTCTCTGCACCAGCCTGGTGGGATGTCAGCAGGGCTCGGTCTGGCTACTGAGGATACTCCGCCAACCTCTGTCAGTGAGTCTCTAGCCTCTCAGTCAGACTCAGATGTGCCTCCAGGCACTGAAGAATGCCCCTCTGTCACTGGAGATGGCAACATGGACTCAGATGAGGATGCAGACTACATGCCTGTGGATAAATCCTCTGCTATGGGAGCAGGCAGCCATCACTCTGCCTCCAGGAGCCGCGACCCTCCTCCCGCACCCCTCATGGACCCCTACCCTCATCCCCCCCACCCAGACGTTTGCATGGTAGATCCCGACTCTCTGGACAACGACCAGACTCGGGCCCAAGAGGGCTCAGTTAAGAAAGAGCCAAAACCCAAAGGCTTGAAGAAGGCCTCGGGGAAAACCAAATCATCATCTCCAGCCAGGCGCAAGAGGTCTCCCATGCCTGTCAAACAGACATCCTCTCCTCGCAGCGCCTCACTGAAGAAAAAGGAGGCAGACAAGAGCTCCAGGATGTCTCGTCTGTCGGACGGACAAGGCTCCAGAGACGATGACCTCTCCAGGTCCAGTTACAACCCAGGCAGGGGGCTGACTAACGGTGTCAAGAGCAGTTCTG GTTCTCAGAAGTCCGGCTCAGCGGTCGCCCCTGGTCTTCCTATTTATGTGGACTTGGCCTACATTCCCAACCACTGCAGTGCCAAGAACGTGGACCAGGAGTTTTTCAAACGTATTCGTTCTGCGTACTACGTCGTGAGCGGGAATGACGCAGGAAGTGGTGAACCTAGCCGAGGAGTCCTGGACTCACTGCTGGAGGGCAAGGCTCAGTGGGGGTCAAACTTACAG GTGACGTTGATCCCCACCCATGACACTGAGGTGACCCGTGAGTGGTACCAGCAGACACATGAGAGGCAGCAGGAGCTCAACATCATGGTCCTGGCCTCCAGCAGCACCGTCGTCATGCAGGACGAGTCTTTCCCCGCCTGCAAGATCGAGTTTTAA